From a single Phragmites australis chromosome 7, lpPhrAust1.1, whole genome shotgun sequence genomic region:
- the LOC133923978 gene encoding uncharacterized protein LOC133923978: MPSSTPPSVQPAPIVQLLPSSAVGQSIRIDVREIKSKIVKRIGPDRAKKYFQHLERFLSSRLSKNEFDKLCLVALGRENLPLHNHLICSILHNSSRACGPSVVNDTKLVRDVTNSGHELVPAIWENGGALNQNVKENKPLSRRENALTLNSSWNHCETIIRENGVPHLSDLKRCTQLQQSEHVEPLIKRPCVEKEPFNLHDSLHSNGPSAMPSRENLGQEIIHHSQGPVQAPLGIQLRPARFGGARKPLPLASVTSNDTSDSCVELGELCDTLLVKKRMEKMAKTEGVEGVSIECANLLNNGIDVLMKQLIRSCVELVRARSQHDKLRHAALKQQLCRKLNGVSHIPGQGAIIPPETNSISMQDLKAVMELNPRLLGVNVSLLLEKINSYD; this comes from the coding sequence ATGCCGTCCTCTACGCCACCATCAGTGCAACCAGCACCAATTGTGCAACTATTACCATCTTCTGCAGTAGGACAGAGTATTCGTATTGATGTTCGTGAGATCAAATCCAAGATTGTTAAAAGGATTGGGCCTGACCGAGCAAAGAAGTACTTTCAGCACCTGGAGAGGTTTTTATCATCAAGATTGAGCAAGAATGAATTCGATAAGCTCTGTCTTGTGGCACTTGGCCGTGAGAACCTCCCATTACACAACCACCTCATCTGTTCTATCCTCCATAACTCCAGTAGAGCATGTGGCCCATCTGTAGTTAATGACACTAAGCTGGTCAGAGATGTCACCAATTCAGGCCATGAACTTGTTCCTGCTATCTGGGAAAATGGTGGTGCTCTGAACCAGAATGTCAAAGAGAACAAACCATTAAGCAGACGAGAAAATGCACTAACCTTGAATTCATCATGGAATCATTGCGAGACTATTATTCGGGAGAATGGTGTTCCTCATTTGAGTGATCTGAAGAGATGTACACAACTTCAACAAAGCGAGCATGTGGAACCGCTTATCAAGCGACCGTGTGTGGAGAAGGAACCATTCAATTTACATGACTCCCTGCATAGCAATGGCCCTTCTGCTATGCCTTCTAGAGAAAACCTGGGACAAGAAATTATACATCATTCCCAAGGTCCGGTGCAAGCTCCACTTGGCATTCAGTTACGtcctgctaggtttggtggggCCCGAAAACCTTTACCCCTTGCTTCTGTCACTTCAAATGATACCTCTGATTCTTGTGTTGAACTTGGTGAACTATGTGATACTTTGTTAGTGAAAAAGAGGATGGAAAAAATGGCAAAAACAGAAGGGGTGGAAGGGGTCTCAATAGAGTGTGCCAATTTGTTGAATAATGGAATAGACGTTCTCATGAAGCAGTTGATTAGATCTTGTGTTGAGCTAGTTAGAGCAAGATCTCAACATGACAAACTAAGACATGCGGCATTGAAGCAACAGCTGTGCCGAAAGCTAAATGGTGTATCTCATATTCCTGGGCAGGGTGCTATTATACCTCCAGAGACTAACTCCATCTCGATGCAAGACTTGAAGGCAGTAATGGAGTTAAACCCTCGTTTGCTTGGGGTTAATGTATCACTGCTACTTGAAAAGATTAATTCATATGACTAG